A single region of the Cereibacter sphaeroides 2.4.1 genome encodes:
- a CDS encoding DUF2927 domain-containing protein: MHRGVRLSTLLHGGLSLAACAILSACTPPAPREPAHGLGPRARPADLQGPVKESPESQAIRAYFAKVQTDLLAQGLLRTDGGGRDTPYTDRMLAENFIRIALYDEYERQGGGFAQREVESRLRRWEAPVRVGLRFGASVPEERRATDRARIASYLARLAKITGHPIALADSGINFWLQVVSEDERRALGPQVAEALPTLSAAEIAGITQLPTTTYCLVYALSDDATSVYNRAFAVIRSEHPDLLRLACLHEEIAQGLGLANDSPNARPSIFNDDEEFALLTTQDELMLKILYDRRLKPGMTVEEARPIVQTIAYELLGGES; encoded by the coding sequence ATGCACCGGGGCGTCCGCCTCTCGACCCTTCTCCACGGCGGCCTCTCGCTGGCCGCCTGCGCGATCCTGTCGGCCTGCACGCCGCCCGCCCCGCGCGAGCCCGCGCACGGACTCGGTCCGCGCGCGCGGCCGGCGGATCTTCAGGGTCCGGTGAAGGAGAGCCCCGAGTCGCAGGCAATACGGGCCTATTTCGCCAAGGTGCAGACCGACCTTCTGGCGCAGGGCCTTTTGCGGACCGACGGCGGCGGGCGCGACACGCCCTATACCGACCGGATGCTGGCCGAGAACTTCATCCGCATCGCGCTCTATGACGAATACGAGCGGCAGGGCGGCGGCTTCGCCCAGCGCGAGGTCGAAAGCCGGCTGCGCCGCTGGGAAGCGCCGGTGCGCGTGGGCCTGCGCTTCGGCGCTTCGGTTCCCGAGGAGCGGCGGGCGACAGACCGGGCGCGCATCGCCTCGTATCTGGCGCGGCTGGCCAAGATCACCGGCCACCCGATCGCGCTGGCCGACAGCGGCATCAACTTCTGGCTTCAGGTCGTCTCCGAGGACGAGCGCCGCGCGCTCGGGCCCCAGGTGGCCGAGGCGCTGCCCACCCTCTCCGCCGCGGAGATCGCGGGGATCACGCAGCTTCCCACCACCACCTACTGCCTCGTCTATGCGCTCTCGGACGATGCGACGAGCGTCTACAACCGCGCCTTCGCGGTGATCCGCTCCGAACATCCCGACCTGCTGCGCCTCGCCTGCCTGCACGAGGAGATCGCGCAGGGGCTGGGGCTGGCCAACGACAGCCCGAACGCGCGGCCCTCGATCTTCAACGACGACGAGGAATTCGCGCTTCTGACCACCCAGGACGAGCTGATGCTGAAGATCCTCTACGACCGGCGCCTGAAGCCCGGCATGACGGTCGAGGAGGCCCGGCCCATCGTCCAGACGATCGCCTACGAGCTGCTCGGCGGCGAAAGCTGA
- a CDS encoding toxic anion resistance protein translates to MTDSSRREAAEALPRLAEVTAPDLPEPAPAVTPLASAPPEKAQEIRRRMAELNVSDSQSIIGFGSKAQAELQTISQQMLADVKNKDVGPAGDSLREVVSTIRGFSVSEFDVRRKASWWERLLGRTAPFARFVARYEDVQQQIDRITQSLLTHEHRLLKDIKGLDILYARTLDFYDELALYIAAGDEVLADLDGRVIPAKEAEVAATPEGDRMIKAQELRDLRAARDDLERRVHDLKLTRQVTMQSLPSIRLVQENDKALVTRINSTLVNTVPLWETQLAQAVTIQRSREAAEAVRGASDLTNELLTANAENLQQANKIVRKEMERGVFDIEAVKKANATLIATINESLAIADEGRARRATAETELQRMEAELRDTLASARARRTGTGDTAGTSVRP, encoded by the coding sequence ATGACCGACAGCAGCCGCCGCGAGGCCGCCGAAGCCCTTCCCCGGCTTGCGGAAGTGACCGCCCCCGACCTGCCCGAGCCCGCTCCGGCCGTGACGCCTCTGGCCTCCGCCCCGCCCGAGAAGGCCCAAGAGATCCGCCGCCGCATGGCCGAGCTGAACGTGAGCGATTCGCAGTCGATCATCGGCTTCGGGTCCAAGGCGCAGGCCGAACTGCAGACGATCAGCCAGCAGATGCTGGCCGACGTGAAGAACAAGGACGTGGGGCCTGCCGGCGATTCGCTGCGCGAGGTGGTCTCGACCATCCGCGGCTTCTCGGTCTCCGAGTTCGACGTGCGCCGCAAGGCCAGCTGGTGGGAGCGGCTTCTGGGCCGCACCGCCCCCTTCGCCCGCTTCGTCGCCCGCTACGAGGATGTGCAGCAGCAGATCGACCGGATCACCCAGTCGCTCCTGACCCACGAGCACCGGCTGCTGAAGGACATCAAGGGGCTCGACATCCTCTATGCCCGCACGCTCGACTTCTACGACGAGCTCGCGCTCTACATCGCCGCGGGCGACGAGGTGCTGGCCGATCTCGACGGACGGGTGATCCCGGCCAAGGAGGCCGAGGTGGCGGCGACGCCGGAGGGCGACCGGATGATCAAGGCACAGGAGCTGCGCGACCTGCGCGCCGCCCGCGACGATCTCGAGCGCCGGGTGCATGACCTCAAGCTCACCCGTCAGGTCACGATGCAGTCGCTGCCCTCGATCCGCCTCGTGCAGGAGAACGACAAGGCGCTGGTCACGCGGATCAACTCGACCCTCGTCAACACGGTCCCGCTCTGGGAGACGCAGCTGGCGCAGGCCGTGACCATCCAGCGGTCGCGCGAGGCGGCCGAGGCCGTGCGCGGCGCCTCGGACCTGACGAACGAGCTGCTGACGGCGAATGCCGAAAATCTCCAGCAGGCCAACAAGATCGTCCGCAAGGAGATGGAGCGCGGCGTCTTCGACATCGAGGCGGTGAAGAAGGCCAATGCGACGCTGATCGCCACGATCAACGAAAGCCTCGCCATCGCCGACGAGGGCCGCGCCCGCCGTGCCACGGCAGAGACCGAGCTTCAGCGGATGGAGGCCGAGCTGCGCGACACGCTCGCCTCCGCCCGCGCCCGCCGCACCGGGACCGGCGACACTGCCGGAACATCCGTCCGACCCTGA
- a CDS encoding 5-bromo-4-chloroindolyl phosphate hydrolysis family protein, whose protein sequence is MAERYGGRFSPANARREGPPGPPVSRWDRKRRSRAGGRSNILFFLPFLFLWDAFLGPAQDFVPAFAAFAALFLAAWLTRQGILAEEAYDARPVAKRPAIPRKIFASVLTGAGLLAGGLAGDAGLLVAAAWGGIGGLLHLAAFGPDPLTDKIPDGVDGFQSDRVSRAVAEAESHLTAMREAVARLRDPSLDRRLETFATTARGLFRSVEADPGDLTAARRYLGVYLMGARDATLKFADLYGRERDPQVRADYERLLEDLGTSFADRTRRLLQNDRAGLDLEIEVLRDRLGRET, encoded by the coding sequence ATGGCCGAACGCTACGGCGGCCGCTTCAGCCCCGCCAATGCCCGGCGCGAGGGCCCTCCGGGGCCGCCGGTCAGCCGCTGGGACCGCAAGCGCCGGAGCCGCGCGGGCGGACGCTCGAACATCCTGTTCTTCCTGCCGTTCCTCTTCCTGTGGGATGCCTTCCTCGGCCCCGCGCAGGATTTCGTTCCCGCCTTTGCAGCCTTCGCCGCGCTCTTTCTCGCCGCCTGGCTGACCCGGCAGGGCATCCTCGCCGAGGAAGCCTACGATGCCCGCCCCGTGGCCAAGCGCCCGGCGATCCCGCGCAAGATATTCGCCTCGGTCCTGACCGGCGCCGGGCTCCTGGCGGGCGGGCTTGCGGGCGATGCGGGCCTGCTGGTGGCGGCGGCCTGGGGCGGGATCGGCGGCCTTCTGCATCTGGCGGCCTTCGGGCCCGATCCGCTGACCGACAAGATCCCGGACGGCGTCGACGGCTTCCAGAGCGACCGGGTGAGCCGCGCCGTGGCGGAGGCCGAGAGCCACCTGACGGCGATGCGTGAGGCGGTGGCGCGCCTCCGCGATCCAAGCCTCGACCGACGGCTCGAGACCTTCGCCACCACGGCGCGCGGGCTCTTCCGCAGCGTCGAGGCCGATCCCGGCGATCTCACGGCCGCGCGCCGCTATCTCGGCGTCTATCTGATGGGCGCGCGCGACGCGACGCTGAAGTTCGCCGACCTCTACGGCCGCGAGCGCGATCCGCAGGTGCGCGCGGATTACGAGCGGCTGCTCGAGGATCTGGGCACCAGCTTCGCCGACCGCACCCGGCGGCTTCTGCAGAACGACCGGGCCGGGCTCGACCTCGAGATCGAGGTGCTGCGCGACCGTCTGGGGCGCGAGACCTGA